Proteins from a genomic interval of Campylobacter concisus:
- a CDS encoding glycosyltransferase family 2 protein, with product MSEPLISIVTATYKRPELLKKAIKSALAQSYKNLEIVVTDDGDDESASEICKSFNDARIKFVKNSAHKKSPNGNKNNGFDNVTGEFVCLLDDDDELLPEAIAQCYEILKSGEYSCVFADAICEKDGVMTEVVAGRSPYSKSGAMSKIDYHCGRINGEYFKLFSREFIDGFRFDESSFGGENELYIRFFEKNVFYLKKPLYIYRIARSDSATLNASKHALNVANAYIKTANLHYDIAIKNEPKFLAMQYKNAAYYAKIAGEYGLMLRCIFKSLSIKFSKEAFIFLLLSPLPSGLLPALSKLRVKIKQRLGV from the coding sequence ATGAGCGAGCCATTAATCAGCATCGTAACCGCAACTTACAAGCGTCCAGAGCTTTTAAAAAAGGCCATAAAAAGCGCTCTAGCTCAAAGCTATAAAAACCTAGAGATAGTTGTAACTGACGACGGCGATGACGAGAGTGCAAGTGAAATTTGCAAGAGTTTTAACGACGCAAGGATTAAGTTTGTAAAAAACAGCGCTCACAAAAAGAGCCCAAATGGCAATAAAAATAACGGCTTTGACAACGTAACAGGCGAGTTTGTCTGCTTGCTAGATGATGACGACGAGCTTTTGCCAGAAGCGATTGCCCAGTGCTATGAAATTTTAAAAAGTGGCGAGTATTCGTGTGTTTTTGCAGACGCGATCTGCGAAAAAGATGGCGTGATGACCGAGGTCGTGGCTGGTAGAAGCCCATATAGCAAGAGTGGGGCGATGAGTAAGATTGATTACCACTGTGGGCGGATAAATGGCGAGTATTTTAAGCTTTTTTCACGTGAATTTATAGACGGCTTTAGGTTTGATGAGAGCAGTTTTGGTGGCGAAAATGAGCTTTATATCCGCTTTTTTGAAAAAAATGTCTTCTACCTTAAAAAGCCACTTTACATCTACCGCATCGCAAGAAGCGATAGTGCGACGCTAAATGCTAGCAAACACGCGTTAAACGTGGCAAACGCTTACATTAAAACTGCAAATTTGCACTACGACATTGCTATAAAAAATGAGCCAAAATTTCTAGCTATGCAGTATAAAAACGCCGCTTACTACGCCAAAATAGCAGGCGAATATGGCCTTATGTTAAGGTGTATCTTTAAAAGTCTTAGCATTAAATTTAGTAAAGAAGCGTTTATATTTTTGCTGCTTAGTCCGCTCCCAAGCGGGCTTTTGCCGGCACTTTCAAAGCTTAGAGTAAAGATCAAGCAAAGGCTTGGCGTATGA
- a CDS encoding glycosyltransferase — MRILFVTSTLRSGGAERVCAVIASRFSMDHDVSLVKFDKDEPFYELASGVKLINLGVGADELGFVGNLKKRVSKVLALRALIREGKFDAVISFLDAVNTLVLFSSAGLKTPIIISEHTNYLAPKRVIFKVLRRISYPFANALSVLSDEDLVHYSKFCKNVMKIYNPLFEEVRNESFDKENLVIFVGRLNKIKNCEMFVRVAASLKQSGYKFAVAGDGGERANLENLAKSLGAEVEFLGNVSDIASLYKRAKVLLSCSNFEGLGNTLIEAINYDCVRVATRTSGAKELIKDGFDGLLCEINNADQMSEKLANLIQNEAKMGEFVKNARARLDEFSVEQIYKKWLELLKLGGVK; from the coding sequence ATGAGGATATTATTTGTCACATCAACGCTTAGAAGTGGCGGTGCGGAGCGAGTTTGCGCGGTGATCGCATCAAGGTTTAGCATGGATCATGATGTAAGTCTTGTTAAATTTGACAAGGATGAGCCATTTTACGAGCTAGCAAGTGGCGTGAAGCTCATAAATTTAGGCGTTGGGGCTGATGAGCTTGGCTTTGTTGGAAATTTAAAAAAGAGAGTTTCAAAAGTGCTTGCCTTAAGGGCGCTCATAAGAGAGGGCAAATTTGACGCTGTGATATCGTTTTTAGACGCCGTAAATACCTTGGTTCTCTTTAGCTCGGCTGGACTAAAAACGCCTATAATCATAAGTGAGCACACAAACTATCTTGCGCCAAAAAGAGTCATTTTTAAGGTGCTAAGACGCATAAGCTACCCATTTGCAAATGCACTTAGCGTCTTAAGCGACGAGGATCTTGTCCACTACTCGAAATTTTGCAAAAATGTGATGAAAATTTACAACCCACTCTTTGAAGAGGTGCGCAATGAGAGCTTTGATAAAGAAAATTTAGTCATCTTTGTTGGCAGGCTAAATAAGATAAAAAACTGCGAAATGTTTGTAAGAGTGGCTGCAAGCTTAAAGCAAAGCGGCTATAAATTTGCTGTCGCTGGAGATGGCGGCGAGAGAGCAAATTTAGAAAATTTAGCCAAAAGCTTGGGCGCTGAGGTAGAGTTTTTAGGCAATGTAAGTGACATCGCTTCGCTTTATAAAAGGGCAAAGGTGCTGCTCTCTTGCTCAAATTTCGAGGGTCTTGGAAACACCTTGATAGAGGCTATAAACTATGACTGCGTGCGGGTTGCAACAAGAACTAGCGGGGCAAAAGAGCTTATAAAAGATGGCTTTGATGGCTTGCTTTGCGAGATAAATAACGCTGATCAGATGAGCGAAAAGCTTGCAAATTTGATCCAAAATGAGGCAAAAATGGGCGAATTTGTCAAAAATGCAAGAGCTAGACTTGATGAGTTTAGCGTGGAGCAAATTTATAAAAAATGGCTGGAGCTTTTAAAGCTTGGAGGTGTGAAGTGA
- a CDS encoding glycosyltransferase yields the protein MKILFVIAALRNGGAERVLNVLANELCKDNEITIALLEEDLGLYKFNEKVKIINVNVTGSGLTLKFKKILALRALFKEQRADLIMSFIDWTNVACVLANAGLKSKLIATEHHEHSYLKSKIASAMRDISYRFVDGLSVLSKSDYDYYKFAKNREVIHNPLFIDVPEICEKQNVILSVARLEAVKGYDIYFEALSKVDKSLLDGWEIKIAGSGRQEAELKQMASNLGLNVKFLGHMNDVTKLYSEAKIFTLSSRSEGLSNVLIESAAFGCARLSSDTVGARELIREGIDGLIFKNGDADDLKDKLEMLLKDENLRQKLAKNASESANLFSKENIIKQWREFIKKVASK from the coding sequence GTGAAAATTCTTTTTGTCATAGCTGCGCTTAGAAATGGCGGAGCTGAGCGCGTGCTAAACGTGCTTGCAAACGAGCTTTGCAAAGACAATGAGATCACTATCGCTCTTCTTGAAGAGGACCTTGGACTTTATAAATTTAATGAAAAAGTAAAGATCATAAATGTTAACGTCACTGGCTCAGGGCTTACTTTAAAATTTAAAAAAATCCTAGCTCTTAGAGCGCTTTTTAAAGAGCAAAGGGCTGATCTGATAATGAGCTTTATCGACTGGACAAACGTCGCTTGCGTGCTGGCAAATGCTGGGCTAAAGAGCAAACTAATAGCAACCGAGCACCACGAGCACAGCTACTTAAAAAGCAAAATCGCAAGCGCTATGCGTGATATTAGCTACCGCTTTGTAGATGGCTTAAGCGTGCTAAGTAAAAGCGACTACGACTACTATAAATTTGCCAAAAACCGCGAGGTCATCCACAACCCACTTTTTATCGACGTGCCTGAAATTTGCGAGAAGCAAAACGTCATCTTAAGCGTGGCAAGGCTGGAGGCGGTAAAGGGCTATGATATCTATTTTGAGGCGCTTAGCAAGGTGGATAAGAGCTTGCTTGATGGCTGGGAGATAAAGATCGCAGGCAGTGGCAGGCAAGAGGCCGAACTGAAGCAAATGGCGTCAAATTTAGGGCTTAACGTCAAATTTCTAGGTCACATGAATGACGTTACAAAGCTTTATAGTGAGGCAAAAATTTTTACTCTTAGCTCACGAAGCGAGGGGCTTTCAAATGTGCTAATCGAATCAGCTGCCTTTGGTTGCGCTAGGCTAAGTAGCGACACCGTGGGCGCAAGAGAGCTTATTAGAGAGGGCATAGACGGGCTTATCTTTAAAAACGGCGACGCAGATGATCTAAAAGATAAGCTTGAGATGCTTTTAAAAGATGAAAATTTAAGGCAAAAACTAGCAAAAAATGCCAGCGAAAGTGCAAATTTATTTAGCAAAGAAAACATCATCAAACAGTGGCGAGAATTTATAAAAAAGGTTGCTAGCAAGTGA
- a CDS encoding glycosyltransferase, translating into MKKLAVFLYSMGPGGAERNVANLLPFLVRSYEVHLILMSKVIAYEIPSEVQIHFIENSDPYESGLKKLARLFLTMPMLAFKYKKLCQNLGIDTQFVLMNRPCYIAAIARILGFKKRLVISERSCPSILYKDDLSGRVNKFLLTHLYKKADLILANAAGNKEDLVRNFGMSEAKTKVLYNALDLKTINLLKDEPLESDFRPFFINIGRLDSGKNQAMLIKIISSINDTRATLGILGKGPLKDELQNLIDKLGVSERVKLLGTDKNPFRHIKNASCLLCASRFEGFSNVLLEALACEKTIISTEHKSGAKELLGESEFGILVPVDDENAMKEAMIKVLNAPEIRQNFEKVAYNRAKFFDSENIASELINFLENPNE; encoded by the coding sequence GTGAAAAAATTAGCCGTTTTTTTATACTCGATGGGACCTGGTGGGGCTGAGCGAAATGTGGCAAATTTACTGCCATTTTTGGTTAGAAGTTATGAAGTTCACCTCATCTTAATGAGCAAGGTCATCGCTTACGAGATCCCAAGCGAGGTGCAAATCCACTTTATAGAAAATAGCGATCCTTACGAGAGCGGGCTAAAGAAGCTTGCAAGGCTCTTTTTGACGATGCCAATGCTTGCCTTTAAATATAAAAAACTTTGCCAAAATTTAGGCATCGATACGCAGTTTGTGCTGATGAACCGCCCCTGTTATATCGCTGCAATAGCTAGAATTTTGGGCTTTAAAAAAAGGCTAGTTATCAGTGAGCGAAGCTGTCCGTCTATACTATATAAAGATGATCTAAGCGGGCGAGTTAATAAATTTTTACTCACTCATCTTTATAAAAAAGCTGATCTCATCCTCGCAAATGCAGCTGGCAATAAAGAGGATCTGGTGCGAAATTTTGGCATGAGCGAAGCAAAAACAAAGGTGCTTTATAACGCCCTTGATCTAAAAACTATAAATTTGCTAAAAGATGAGCCACTTGAGAGTGATTTTAGGCCATTTTTCATAAATATCGGCCGCCTTGATAGCGGTAAAAATCAAGCCATGCTAATAAAAATAATCTCTTCCATAAACGACACTCGTGCAACGCTTGGCATTTTAGGGAAAGGGCCTTTAAAGGACGAGCTACAAAATTTGATAGACAAGCTTGGCGTGAGCGAGCGAGTAAAGCTTCTTGGCACTGATAAAAACCCATTTAGACACATAAAAAATGCCTCTTGCTTGCTTTGTGCATCGCGTTTTGAGGGCTTTTCAAATGTCCTTTTAGAGGCGCTAGCGTGCGAAAAAACTATCATCTCAACCGAGCATAAAAGCGGTGCAAAGGAGCTTTTGGGCGAGAGCGAGTTTGGCATCTTAGTGCCTGTTGATGACGAAAATGCGATGAAAGAGGCGATGATAAAGGTGCTTAATGCACCTGAAATAAGGCAAAATTTTGAAAAGGTTGCGTATAATCGGGCTAAATTTTTTGATAGTGAAAATATAGCGAGTGAGCTTATAAATTTTTTGGAAAATCCTAATGAATAG
- a CDS encoding STT3 domain-containing protein: MNRNLFFKNYSLYLMIFVAVLFGMVCRLYWVFWASEYPVFFWNNELMISTNDGYAFAEGARDMLAGFHQENDLSYYGYPLSTLTYWIVKFLGVKLETAMIYMSVFFSSLVAVPVILIANEYKLKFAGFIAALLAVVANSYYNRTMAGYYDTDMLIIPLSVFVVWGLIRVLEKKDAKSLIIAPLSVLIYMWWYASAFSLISILTGLFLLYTLIFDRKNPLFYLEISLLLLAISNLDLTLKFIVVIAIYAFCLFKKEVINLKIALGILAVIFVIFVIRGGLNPIIFQLKFYVFRDAPEVGGMSFHFFNVNQTIQESSIVDFMLFCERISANVITFLISLAGVALFCFKNRSFAVSLGMLALGFLAFKSGLRFTIYAVPIMALGFGYLVEFILSNLKLKGAVLNLARAFITVLAIAPALIHIYGYKAEPVFVHKEVEILNKLKGIAGREDYVVAWWDYGYPIRYYSDVKTLIDGGKHLGRENFAVSFALGSDEMSSANMARLDVEYTERNFKERFNGNLAQILKERNASIDQFFSDIKEANFSLPAKTRDIYYYLPDRMLSIFPTILQFSKIDLKSGKNLNNGLFIVTRAISQNESGIRLNGGFTLTSDVTNLIYDGNILPLKSFIETDYNEAGKLNVKEYKNNESSNISVIFMRDYGRFIILDESILNSTYIQLFVLERYDPKIFEPVILDGAAKIYKLKR, encoded by the coding sequence ATGAATAGAAATTTATTTTTTAAAAATTACTCTTTATACTTGATGATATTTGTCGCAGTCCTTTTTGGCATGGTTTGTAGGCTCTACTGGGTCTTTTGGGCGAGTGAATATCCGGTATTTTTCTGGAACAACGAGCTAATGATCAGCACAAACGACGGCTATGCATTTGCCGAGGGCGCAAGGGACATGCTGGCTGGCTTTCACCAAGAAAACGACCTTAGCTACTACGGCTATCCGCTCTCGACGCTTACTTACTGGATCGTGAAATTTCTAGGCGTCAAGCTTGAGACGGCGATGATTTATATGAGCGTATTTTTCTCATCGCTTGTCGCTGTGCCAGTTATCTTAATCGCAAATGAGTATAAGCTAAAATTTGCTGGCTTCATCGCCGCACTTCTTGCAGTGGTCGCAAATAGCTACTATAACCGCACTATGGCAGGATACTACGACACTGACATGCTTATCATCCCACTTAGCGTCTTTGTCGTCTGGGGACTTATTAGAGTACTTGAGAAAAAGGACGCAAAGAGCCTAATAATCGCACCTTTAAGCGTGCTTATCTATATGTGGTGGTATGCGAGCGCATTTTCGCTTATTAGCATTTTAACTGGGCTATTTTTACTTTATACGCTTATTTTTGATAGGAAAAATCCACTTTTTTATCTTGAAATTTCGCTGCTTTTACTTGCTATCTCAAACCTTGATCTAACTCTTAAATTTATCGTTGTCATCGCTATTTATGCGTTTTGTCTTTTTAAAAAAGAGGTGATAAATTTAAAAATTGCTCTTGGCATTTTGGCAGTTATATTTGTTATTTTTGTCATCCGTGGTGGGCTAAATCCGATAATCTTTCAGCTTAAATTTTACGTCTTTAGAGATGCGCCTGAAGTTGGAGGCATGAGCTTTCACTTTTTTAATGTCAATCAAACCATCCAAGAGTCAAGCATCGTTGATTTTATGCTATTTTGCGAGAGGATCAGCGCAAATGTCATCACATTTTTGATCTCACTTGCTGGCGTTGCTCTATTTTGCTTTAAAAACCGCTCATTTGCCGTCTCGCTTGGCATGCTAGCTCTTGGCTTTTTAGCCTTTAAAAGCGGCCTTAGATTTACCATTTATGCTGTGCCTATCATGGCACTTGGCTTTGGCTATTTGGTGGAGTTTATACTTTCAAATTTAAAGCTAAAAGGAGCGGTGCTAAATCTTGCGAGAGCCTTTATAACCGTACTTGCCATCGCTCCAGCGCTCATTCATATCTATGGTTACAAGGCTGAGCCAGTTTTTGTGCACAAAGAGGTTGAAATTTTAAATAAGCTAAAAGGTATCGCAGGACGCGAGGACTACGTGGTTGCGTGGTGGGACTATGGATATCCGATCAGATATTACAGCGATGTTAAGACGCTCATTGACGGCGGAAAGCACCTTGGACGTGAAAATTTTGCCGTGAGTTTTGCGCTTGGAAGCGATGAGATGAGCTCGGCAAATATGGCAAGGCTTGATGTAGAATACACTGAGAGAAATTTTAAAGAGCGATTTAATGGTAATTTGGCTCAAATTTTAAAAGAGAGAAATGCAAGCATCGATCAGTTTTTTAGCGATATAAAAGAGGCAAATTTTAGCCTGCCAGCAAAGACAAGGGATATTTACTACTACTTGCCAGATAGGATGCTTAGTATTTTTCCGACAATTTTGCAATTTAGTAAGATCGATCTAAAAAGTGGTAAAAATTTAAACAACGGTCTTTTTATCGTCACAAGAGCGATCTCTCAAAATGAAAGTGGCATTAGACTAAATGGTGGTTTTACGCTCACAAGTGATGTCACAAATTTAATCTATGATGGCAACATCTTGCCCCTTAAATCTTTCATAGAGACTGATTATAACGAGGCCGGCAAGCTAAATGTCAAAGAGTATAAAAATAACGAAAGCTCAAATATTTCTGTCATTTTTATGAGAGATTATGGTAGGTTTATCATCCTTGATGAGAGCATTTTAAATAGCACTTATATACAGCTTTTTGTGCTTGAAAGGTACGATCCAAAAATTTTTGAGCCAGTCATACTTGATGGGGCGGCAAAAATTTATAAATTAAAGAGGTAA
- the pglA gene encoding N,N'-diacetylbacillosaminyl-diphospho-undecaprenol alpha-1,3-N-acetylgalactosaminyltransferase has product MARIGFLSHADMSIHFFRRPIMQALKDMGHEVFAIAPKGNFTDELAKSFHSVTYELDKASLNPLTVINNSKKLSQILSELNLDLLQTGAHKSNVFGTFAAKNAGIKHVINLVEGLGSFYIDDDIKTKAVRFVMESLYKLSFAKADACIFVNDADPDYLISKNLIDKSKVYRIKSVGVDTTKFDPAITQAADLGDKKVILMIARAMWHKGVREFYEAAEILNGYKNCEFVFLGEGFAGNKSTADESFLKGGKVRYLGARNDIPQLLKASYLLALPSYKEGFPRTVLEAMSMAKAVVASDVTGCNEAVRDGYNGLLCKAKDANDLAGKIKILLDDEALCARLGQNGRNWAVSEFDEKQIAKRYIEIYRKFIDV; this is encoded by the coding sequence ATGGCAAGAATAGGGTTTTTAAGCCACGCTGATATGAGCATACACTTTTTTAGACGCCCTATTATGCAGGCTTTAAAAGATATGGGGCATGAGGTTTTTGCTATCGCTCCAAAAGGAAATTTCACTGATGAGCTTGCTAAAAGCTTTCACTCTGTCACTTACGAGCTTGACAAGGCTAGCCTAAATCCACTAACTGTGATAAATAACTCAAAAAAACTTTCTCAAATTTTGAGCGAGCTAAATTTAGATCTGCTTCAAACTGGCGCTCACAAGTCAAATGTATTTGGCACGTTTGCTGCCAAAAACGCTGGTATAAAGCATGTGATAAATTTAGTTGAAGGTCTTGGCAGCTTTTATATAGACGATGATATTAAGACAAAGGCTGTGCGTTTTGTCATGGAGAGCCTTTATAAGCTCTCTTTTGCAAAAGCTGATGCTTGCATCTTCGTAAATGACGCAGATCCAGACTATCTGATCTCTAAAAATTTGATAGACAAAAGCAAGGTGTACCGCATAAAAAGTGTCGGCGTGGATACTACTAAATTTGATCCAGCTATCACGCAAGCGGCTGATCTTGGCGATAAAAAAGTCATTTTAATGATCGCAAGAGCCATGTGGCACAAGGGTGTTCGTGAATTTTACGAGGCAGCTGAAATTTTAAATGGCTACAAAAACTGCGAATTTGTCTTTTTGGGCGAGGGCTTTGCTGGTAATAAATCAACCGCAGATGAGAGCTTTTTAAAAGGCGGCAAAGTACGTTATCTTGGCGCTAGAAACGACATACCACAGCTTTTAAAGGCTTCTTATTTGCTAGCACTTCCTAGCTATAAAGAGGGCTTTCCAAGAACGGTTTTAGAGGCGATGAGCATGGCTAAAGCAGTCGTTGCAAGTGACGTGACAGGCTGCAATGAAGCTGTAAGAGACGGCTACAACGGACTTTTATGCAAGGCAAAAGACGCAAATGATCTTGCTGGAAAGATAAAAATTTTGCTTGATGACGAAGCACTTTGTGCTAGACTTGGGCAAAACGGCAGAAACTGGGCGGTTAGCGAGTTTGACGAGAAGCAAATCGCAAAAAGATATATAGAAATTTATAGGAAATTTATAGATGTATAG
- the pglC gene encoding undecaprenyl phosphate N,N'-diacetylbacillosamine 1-phosphate transferase — translation MYRNFLKRVIDILGALFLLILTSPIIIATAIFIYFKVSRDVIFTQARPGLNEKIFKIYKFKTMSDERDANGELLPDEQRLGRFGKLIRSLSLDELPQLFNVLKGDMSFIGPRPLLVEYLPIYNETQKHRHDVCPGITGLAQVNGRNAISWEKKFEYDVYYAKNLSFMLDVKIALQTIEKVLKRSGVSKEGQATTEKFNGKN, via the coding sequence ATGTATAGAAATTTTTTAAAGAGGGTGATTGATATTTTGGGGGCTTTGTTTTTGCTTATTTTAACATCGCCTATTATCATAGCAACGGCGATTTTTATCTATTTTAAGGTGAGCCGTGATGTCATTTTTACGCAAGCAAGACCGGGTCTTAATGAGAAAATTTTTAAAATTTATAAATTTAAGACGATGAGCGACGAGCGTGACGCAAATGGCGAGCTCTTGCCAGATGAGCAGCGTCTTGGTAGATTTGGCAAACTGATCCGCTCTCTTAGCCTTGATGAGCTACCACAGCTCTTTAACGTGCTAAAGGGCGATATGAGCTTCATTGGACCAAGACCGCTTTTGGTTGAATATCTACCCATCTATAACGAAACGCAAAAGCACCGCCACGACGTGTGCCCTGGTATCACGGGCCTGGCACAAGTAAATGGCAGGAATGCCATAAGCTGGGAGAAAAAATTTGAATACGACGTCTATTATGCCAAAAATTTAAGCTTTATGCTTGACGTAAAAATAGCCTTGCAGACAATAGAAAAGGTGCTAAAGCGAAGTGGTGTAAGCAAAGAGGGACAGGCTACGACGGAGAAATTTAATGGCAAAAACTAA
- the pglD gene encoding UDP-N-acetylbacillosamine N-acetyltransferase → MAKTKKIYIYGASGHGLVVADIARNNGYDEIVFLDDASERKFSPELEKADIIIAIGDNKTRQKISQKVEVAGFDIVNLIHKSAVVSESAVIEKGVVVMPNAVINAKARIKEGAIINSGAVIEHECDIGKFAHISPNAALAGNVSVGEFTHIGIGSSIIQGISIGKNCIIGAGSVVVRDIKDGTKAYGVPACERAKI, encoded by the coding sequence ATGGCAAAAACTAAGAAAATTTACATCTACGGAGCAAGCGGGCATGGCCTTGTAGTAGCTGACATCGCTAGAAATAATGGCTATGATGAGATAGTTTTTTTAGATGATGCTAGCGAGCGTAAATTTAGCCCAGAGCTTGAAAAAGCTGACATCATAATAGCCATTGGCGACAATAAAACAAGGCAAAAAATTAGCCAAAAAGTAGAGGTTGCTGGCTTTGATATAGTAAATTTGATCCATAAAAGTGCGGTTGTGAGCGAAAGTGCTGTGATAGAAAAAGGCGTAGTTGTCATGCCAAATGCCGTTATAAACGCAAAAGCTCGCATAAAAGAGGGTGCTATCATAAATTCTGGTGCGGTGATAGAGCATGAGTGCGACATAGGTAAATTTGCTCACATCAGCCCAAATGCAGCCCTTGCTGGAAATGTGAGCGTGGGCGAATTTACGCACATAGGTATCGGCTCAAGCATCATTCAAGGTATAAGTATTGGCAAAAACTGCATCATCGGTGCTGGAAGCGTGGTTGTTAGAGATATAAAAGATGGCACAAAGGCTTACGGCGTACCTGCATGCGAGCGCGCTAAGATATAA
- the pglE gene encoding UDP-N-acetylbacillosamine transaminase, translating into MDRVFLSPPNMSGKEQEYIKKVFESNYIAPLGEYVNKFEESIKSYTGAKDALALSAGTAALHLALRVLGVKEGDFVLASSFTFMASVSPILYEKATPVFIDCDESWNLNPELLKKAISNLPKKPKALVVTHLYGQASKMKEICEICQNEGIALVEDAAEALGGFYGGKALGTFGVMGAYSFNGNKIITTSGGGMLVGDKEFVEKARFYSTQAREPLLHYEHKDYGYNYRLSNVLGAIGVAQMEVLEKRVEQKRKVFEIYEKELGDVLEFMPELPNSRGNRWLTTGIFAKKDTHLKVIKALADANIESRPLWKPMHLQPVFNGALSFIDGYSEDLFSRGICLPSGSDMSEQTQERVIKIVKENA; encoded by the coding sequence ATGGATAGGGTTTTTTTATCTCCACCAAATATGAGCGGAAAAGAGCAGGAATATATAAAAAAAGTTTTTGAAAGCAACTATATAGCGCCACTTGGCGAGTATGTTAATAAATTTGAAGAAAGTATAAAAAGCTACACCGGAGCCAAAGATGCTCTTGCGCTAAGCGCTGGAACGGCGGCACTTCACCTAGCACTTCGCGTCCTTGGCGTAAAAGAGGGCGACTTTGTGCTGGCTTCTAGCTTTACTTTTATGGCTTCAGTCTCGCCTATTCTTTATGAAAAAGCAACTCCGGTATTCATCGACTGCGACGAGAGTTGGAATTTAAACCCAGAACTACTTAAAAAAGCGATCTCAAATTTACCTAAAAAGCCAAAGGCATTAGTCGTTACTCATCTTTACGGACAAGCTTCAAAGATGAAAGAAATTTGTGAAATTTGCCAAAACGAGGGCATCGCTTTGGTTGAAGATGCAGCTGAAGCACTCGGCGGATTTTACGGCGGTAAGGCACTTGGCACATTTGGCGTAATGGGTGCATATAGCTTTAACGGCAACAAGATCATCACCACTTCAGGCGGCGGTATGCTAGTTGGCGACAAGGAATTTGTAGAAAAAGCTAGATTTTACAGCACGCAAGCAAGAGAGCCATTGCTTCACTACGAGCACAAAGACTATGGCTATAACTACCGCTTAAGCAACGTTCTAGGCGCTATTGGCGTGGCACAGATGGAAGTTTTGGAAAAAAGGGTTGAACAAAAGAGAAAAGTCTTTGAAATTTATGAAAAAGAGCTTGGCGATGTTTTAGAATTTATGCCAGAACTGCCAAATTCTCGTGGTAACAGATGGCTGACAACCGGCATTTTTGCCAAAAAGGATACACATTTAAAAGTTATAAAAGCACTAGCTGATGCAAACATCGAGAGTCGCCCACTTTGGAAGCCTATGCATTTACAGCCTGTATTTAATGGTGCGTTAAGTTTTATCGATGGATATAGCGAAGATCTATTTTCAAGAGGAATTTGCTTACCAAGTGGCAGCGATATGAGCGAGCAGACACAAGAAAGAGTGATAAAAATAGTCAAGGAAAATGCGTAA